In Woeseia oceani, one DNA window encodes the following:
- the ccmE gene encoding cytochrome c maturation protein CcmE, translating to MKPRQQRMLAVGLALAGVIIATGLTLRAFQENMMFYVEISDANAGKAPKGKNFRVGGLVVENSVRRNNGELEVQFDLTDMEDELTVSYNGVLPDLFREGQGIIAHGRLDDRGIFVADEVLAKHDENYMPPEVADTLAKHAAAKKAAAEQVVDNE from the coding sequence ATGAAGCCCAGACAACAACGTATGCTCGCCGTCGGACTGGCCCTTGCCGGTGTGATCATTGCGACGGGCTTAACCCTGCGCGCATTCCAGGAAAACATGATGTTCTACGTCGAGATCAGCGATGCCAATGCCGGCAAAGCACCGAAAGGCAAGAACTTTCGGGTCGGTGGGCTGGTGGTGGAGAACAGCGTGCGGCGCAACAATGGCGAACTCGAAGTGCAATTTGACCTGACCGACATGGAAGATGAACTCACGGTCAGCTACAACGGTGTGCTGCCGGACCTGTTCCGTGAAGGACAGGGCATTATCGCGCACGGCCGTCTGGACGATCGCGGCATCTTTGTTGCCGATGAAGTGTTGGCCAAACATGACGAAAATTACATGCCCCCCGAGGTAGCCGATACGCTGGCCAAGCACGCGGCGGCGAAAAAAGCAGCGGCTGAACAGGTGGTGGACAACGAATGA
- the ccmA gene encoding cytochrome c biogenesis heme-transporting ATPase CcmA — translation MSTRYSGSDLSLIRGDRLLFKGVNFSLTAGEALVIEGANGSGKTSLMRVLAGLMDADRGDVQWNGVSTRINRQNYREQLLWYGHRTGCKLDLTPQENLRCEQALRPGSGRELTDALRELGIERLAKLPMRVLSAGQQRRVALARLLTGGAPLWLLDEPFTNLDTAGIELIERLLAEHLGRGGICVMASHRAVAASIPHHSLVLS, via the coding sequence TTGAGTACCCGTTACTCCGGCAGCGACCTCAGTCTCATTCGGGGTGACCGGCTGTTGTTCAAGGGCGTCAATTTTTCGCTGACGGCGGGCGAAGCGCTGGTCATAGAAGGCGCCAACGGCTCGGGGAAAACCAGCCTGATGCGGGTCCTGGCAGGGCTGATGGATGCCGACCGGGGGGATGTGCAATGGAATGGCGTGTCCACGCGCATCAATCGGCAAAATTACCGCGAACAGTTGCTGTGGTACGGGCACCGAACGGGCTGCAAGCTCGACCTCACGCCACAGGAAAACCTGCGCTGTGAACAGGCCCTGAGACCCGGCAGTGGCCGGGAACTGACGGACGCATTGCGGGAACTTGGTATCGAACGACTGGCGAAACTGCCGATGCGGGTGCTGTCAGCCGGACAACAGCGCCGGGTCGCGTTGGCCCGACTGCTGACCGGAGGCGCTCCGTTATGGTTGCTGGACGAGCCGTTCACCAATCTGGATACAGCCGGTATCGAGCTGATCGAACGGCTGTTGGCGGAACATTTGGGACGTGGCGGCATCTGTGTAATGGCGTCGCACCGCGCTGTCGCGGCCAGCATTCCGCATCATTCGCTGGTGTTGTCATGA
- a CDS encoding DsbE family thiol:disulfide interchange protein translates to MWRYLAPIAVFATLIPVFLIGLNRDPSELPSPFLNQPAPAFELTTLSDPEKTISNADYHGQTVLINVWATWCVGCRQEHGWLMELSARNEIPIYGLNWRDRREDALAWIAQLGNPYVASGFDGDGRVGIDWGVYGAPETFLVDANGVVVHKHLGPLNEQIWQRDFVPKIETARASRP, encoded by the coding sequence ATGTGGCGTTACCTTGCGCCGATCGCGGTATTTGCGACACTCATTCCTGTGTTCCTGATTGGACTCAATCGGGACCCCAGTGAACTGCCGTCGCCGTTCCTCAACCAGCCGGCGCCCGCGTTTGAACTGACGACGCTGAGCGACCCGGAAAAAACAATCAGCAATGCTGACTACCACGGGCAAACCGTCCTGATAAACGTCTGGGCAACATGGTGCGTGGGCTGCAGGCAGGAACACGGCTGGCTCATGGAACTGTCAGCGCGTAATGAGATTCCGATTTACGGCTTGAACTGGCGCGACCGACGCGAAGACGCACTGGCATGGATTGCGCAGCTGGGTAATCCTTACGTCGCATCCGGTTTTGACGGTGATGGTCGTGTCGGCATTGACTGGGGTGTGTACGGTGCACCTGAGACCTTTCTCGTCGACGCCAATGGGGTAGTTGTGCATAAACACCTTGGGCCCTTGAACGAACAAATATGGCAACGCGATTTCGTGCCGAAAATCGAAACTGCCAGGGCAAGCCGACCATGA
- the ccmB gene encoding heme exporter protein CcmB: MMPAQAMPGLLTGFVAVLRRDLMLGWKRPGDVLNPLFFFAVVSTLFPLAIGPDLEQLRAIGPGVVWVAAMLAAMLSLNALFSADHEDGSLEQLLLSAQPLPLMVLAKTCAHWLLSGLPLVIVSPLIGLSFDMSAASLIAMPVTLLLGTISLSLIGAVGAALTVGLNRGTALLSLLVLPLAMPVLIFGARSSALAAAGDGYAAGAYFLGAYCMLSVTLAPFAAAAALRISNE, encoded by the coding sequence ATGATGCCGGCGCAAGCGATGCCTGGTTTGCTTACCGGATTCGTCGCGGTTTTGCGTCGCGACCTGATGCTGGGCTGGAAACGCCCCGGTGATGTCCTGAATCCATTGTTCTTTTTTGCCGTGGTCAGCACTTTGTTTCCACTGGCAATAGGGCCGGACCTTGAGCAGTTGCGCGCAATTGGTCCCGGTGTTGTGTGGGTGGCTGCAATGCTGGCGGCCATGTTGTCACTGAACGCGTTGTTCAGCGCTGATCACGAAGACGGCAGTCTTGAACAATTGCTGTTGAGTGCGCAGCCACTGCCGCTGATGGTGCTGGCCAAAACATGCGCGCATTGGTTGCTAAGTGGCCTGCCACTGGTCATTGTGTCGCCGCTGATCGGCTTGAGTTTCGATATGTCCGCGGCAAGCCTGATCGCCATGCCGGTCACTTTATTGCTGGGAACCATCAGCTTGAGTTTGATCGGTGCCGTCGGTGCGGCCCTGACTGTTGGACTGAATCGAGGCACGGCCTTGCTGAGTTTGTTGGTTCTGCCACTGGCGATGCCGGTACTTATCTTCGGCGCGCGCAGTTCAGCGCTGGCGGCAGCAGGCGATGGCTATGCGGCAGGCGCGTATTTCCTGGGTGCCTATTGCATGTTGTCGGTAACCCTCGCACCATTCGCAGCGGCTGCGGCGCTGCGAATTAGTAACGAGTAA
- a CDS encoding FHA domain-containing protein yields the protein MELAAAGLSLQPFATHTRPLVVVSYHAQQAALEFLRTTYQHPQGLGVFQGPPLSGKSTIIHEFVSSLNADRSHAVVDGSKLGAQQLLAKVLNGFGFDVELGSMNEALGMLRVFAMQQTAVNRAPLIVVENVHALQADAWQVLCEIAALRVRQDSAVRLILVNDRPTHSQLQSPSLEALNSRVTGVFNLAGMDDQETELYLYSKLRASGCDKPQTVVPESVCVELHQASGGWPGIIDRIMLLALAHAKDCPLSAEHIERPVVPAMTGDAGLVAKDTLVKSTEAKLFLTYQGRTVREISLNTERVMIGRSEHNEIAIASRFISRHHALFIRDNGTTLLMDLNSTNGTFVNSQRVSNHIMVHDDIVTIGHHGLKFVDPAARNRQPLEGASFSDTIIMKSIDDMRRMLARETTRSLDAPASDAKRVNDND from the coding sequence ATGGAATTAGCGGCCGCCGGCCTGTCCTTGCAACCTTTTGCTACCCACACCCGCCCTCTCGTGGTCGTTAGCTACCACGCACAGCAAGCTGCATTGGAGTTTTTGCGCACGACTTACCAACACCCGCAAGGGCTGGGTGTCTTTCAGGGCCCGCCGCTGTCCGGCAAAAGCACCATTATCCATGAATTTGTCTCCAGTCTGAACGCCGACAGGTCACACGCCGTCGTCGACGGCAGCAAGCTCGGTGCCCAACAGTTGCTCGCCAAGGTCCTGAACGGCTTTGGCTTCGACGTCGAACTCGGCTCGATGAACGAAGCACTCGGCATGTTACGCGTTTTTGCGATGCAACAGACTGCGGTCAATCGTGCGCCCTTGATCGTCGTTGAAAACGTACATGCACTGCAGGCCGATGCATGGCAGGTGTTGTGCGAAATCGCCGCGCTACGGGTTCGTCAGGACTCGGCCGTGCGCCTGATACTGGTCAACGACCGCCCCACCCACTCACAGTTGCAGTCGCCATCACTTGAAGCACTGAACTCGCGGGTGACAGGTGTGTTCAATCTGGCCGGGATGGACGATCAGGAAACGGAACTCTACCTGTATTCCAAACTGCGTGCGAGCGGCTGCGATAAGCCGCAAACCGTGGTGCCGGAATCGGTTTGCGTGGAACTGCATCAGGCATCCGGCGGCTGGCCGGGCATCATTGATCGCATCATGCTGCTGGCTCTCGCGCACGCCAAAGACTGCCCACTGTCGGCGGAACATATTGAGCGGCCGGTCGTTCCAGCAATGACGGGCGACGCCGGTCTGGTTGCCAAAGACACGCTGGTTAAGTCGACTGAAGCAAAGCTTTTCCTGACCTACCAGGGCCGGACAGTTCGTGAGATTTCACTGAACACCGAACGTGTCATGATCGGCCGATCCGAACACAACGAAATCGCCATTGCCAGCCGGTTCATCAGCCGTCATCACGCCCTCTTCATCCGCGACAACGGCACCACGTTATTAATGGACCTCAACAGCACCAATGGAACATTCGTCAATTCACAGCGCGTTTCCAATCACATCATGGTGCACGATGACATCGTGACCATCGGTCACCACGGATTGAAGTTCGTCGACCCCGCCGCGAGAAACCGCCAGCCTTTGGAAGGCGCCAGTTTCAGCGATACGATAATTATGAAGAGCATTGACGACATGCGCCGGATGCTGGCACGGGAGACCACCCGTTCACTGGACGCCCCGGCAAGCGATGCTAAGCGGGTCAATGACAACGATTAA
- the ccmD gene encoding heme exporter protein CcmD produces the protein MGKYGFYVWTSYGIAAAVLITCVVQARQRQRKVLRDIARQVQLAESEE, from the coding sequence ATGGGAAAGTACGGATTTTATGTATGGACGTCGTACGGTATAGCTGCCGCAGTCCTGATTACCTGCGTTGTGCAGGCAAGACAACGTCAGCGTAAGGTATTGCGGGATATTGCCAGACAGGTTCAGTTAGCGGAGTCGGAAGAATGA
- a CDS encoding pyridoxal phosphate-dependent aminotransferase, which translates to MARITRRQLLQGGGALSIGLLPGLATATAGPVAGFMQSAVAAGTVVQRPDYMIRAGTNENPWGPSRVALKAINGAIDLSNQYGGITDEMLALMSSLENVAADHIAIGTGSGEILKTAGMIASMQSGSVVCADPTYQDLVRYAGRAGSQIIRVPVDEGLNIDLEAMAKAIRRDTRLVYIVNPNNPIPSIIEKDRLKSFVETISKDRLVFVDEAYHEFVDNPEYGSMMELVRKGNRNLVVARTASKIHGLAGLRIGFAYAHPELITEINERKTGQINILGIKAAYASYQDEEFQNFTIRKNKESLAIVEGMFEELGLCYVKSNANFSFFETGIPVEELNARLREEGIYSGRPFPPFLNWSRISMAKPEEMRYYVQTYKRLFG; encoded by the coding sequence ATGGCTAGAATTACCCGGCGTCAACTTCTGCAAGGAGGCGGTGCGCTCAGTATCGGCCTGTTACCCGGACTGGCGACTGCGACGGCTGGACCGGTAGCCGGTTTCATGCAAAGCGCGGTCGCTGCCGGAACGGTAGTGCAACGGCCCGACTACATGATTCGTGCCGGTACCAATGAGAATCCCTGGGGGCCATCCCGGGTGGCATTGAAAGCGATAAACGGGGCCATCGATCTCAGCAATCAGTACGGTGGCATAACGGACGAAATGCTCGCTCTGATGTCATCGTTGGAAAACGTAGCAGCGGACCATATTGCGATTGGCACCGGCTCCGGAGAAATTCTCAAGACGGCGGGAATGATTGCAAGCATGCAGTCCGGCTCGGTCGTATGTGCCGATCCAACGTATCAGGATCTCGTGCGCTACGCGGGCAGGGCGGGTTCGCAGATCATACGGGTCCCGGTTGATGAAGGGCTGAATATAGATCTTGAGGCTATGGCGAAAGCCATCCGCCGCGATACGCGTCTTGTCTATATTGTAAATCCGAACAACCCGATCCCGTCGATCATAGAAAAGGACCGCCTGAAGAGCTTCGTCGAAACGATTTCAAAAGATCGACTGGTATTCGTCGATGAGGCTTATCACGAATTCGTCGACAACCCGGAATACGGGTCGATGATGGAGCTGGTCCGCAAAGGCAATCGGAACCTGGTCGTCGCGCGAACGGCATCAAAAATTCACGGGCTTGCGGGCTTGCGGATAGGTTTTGCCTACGCTCACCCGGAACTGATTACGGAAATCAATGAGCGGAAGACCGGGCAGATTAATATCCTGGGAATCAAGGCAGCCTATGCGAGCTATCAGGATGAAGAATTCCAGAATTTCACGATCAGGAAAAACAAGGAATCGCTCGCAATCGTTGAGGGTATGTTCGAGGAACTTGGTCTGTGCTACGTGAAATCGAACGCAAACTTTTCCTTCTTTGAAACGGGAATACCGGTAGAAGAACTCAACGCCCGATTGCGCGAAGAGGGTATTTACTCCGGCCGACCGTTTCCGCCTTTCTTGAATTGGTCCCGAATCAGCATGGCGAAGCCGGAAGAAATGCGCTACTACGTGCAGACCTACAAGCGCCTGTTCGGCTAG
- a CDS encoding thymidine kinase — protein sequence MAKLYFYYSSMNAGKSTALLQSSYNYRERGMNTLVLAPEFDDRYGVGRVTSRIGLEAAATTFNREDDLFDIVAVCCKDEDLHCVLIDEAQFLTRDQVHQLGRVCDNLAIPVLAYGLRTDFRGEPFEGSQYLLAWSDNLTEIKAICHCGRKATMVLRLDESGQAIREGSQVEIGGNDRYISMCRKHFNAQFYPEEVVDDNSQPTANHG from the coding sequence ATGGCCAAACTGTACTTTTACTACTCATCAATGAATGCCGGAAAATCCACGGCCTTATTGCAATCGAGCTACAACTACCGCGAACGTGGCATGAACACCTTGGTGCTGGCGCCGGAGTTCGATGATCGCTACGGCGTCGGCCGGGTCACATCCCGCATCGGTCTGGAGGCGGCCGCCACGACATTCAATCGTGAAGATGACCTCTTCGACATCGTCGCCGTTTGTTGCAAAGACGAGGATCTGCACTGTGTGCTTATCGACGAGGCGCAGTTTCTGACGCGCGATCAGGTGCACCAGTTAGGTCGTGTTTGCGACAACCTGGCTATTCCGGTGCTGGCCTATGGCTTGCGAACTGACTTCCGCGGTGAGCCTTTCGAGGGCAGTCAATACCTGCTGGCCTGGTCGGACAATCTCACCGAGATCAAAGCAATCTGCCACTGCGGACGTAAAGCGACAATGGTATTGCGTCTGGATGAGTCGGGTCAGGCAATACGTGAGGGTTCACAGGTCGAGATTGGCGGCAATGACCGGTACATATCCATGTGCCGCAAGCACTTCAATGCACAGTTTTACCCGGAAGAGGTGGTCGACGATAATTCTCAGCCGACGGCAAACCACGGCTGA
- a CDS encoding heme ABC transporter permease: MWTFFHKLASPPHFYRIAGLLIPWFAVSGVALIIYGATKGLFFAPPDYQQGDAFRIIYVHVPAAYLSLMAYSIMAVSAGIGLIWRMKLAHAVAAGVAPIGSWFTFLALITGAVWGRPMWGTWWEWGDPRLTSELILLFLYFGYMALRASIDDGTKADRASAVLALVGAVNVPIIHFSVEWWSSLHQGATLIRADGPSIAGPMLYPLLTMIAGFTFFFAAVLLMRVRSEVLYRERRAKWVRRLLPETTGIA; the protein is encoded by the coding sequence ATGTGGACTTTCTTTCATAAACTGGCGTCGCCACCCCATTTCTACCGGATCGCGGGGCTTTTGATACCCTGGTTTGCCGTCAGTGGCGTCGCCCTCATTATCTACGGTGCAACGAAAGGCCTGTTTTTCGCGCCACCGGATTATCAGCAAGGCGACGCATTCCGCATCATCTATGTGCACGTGCCGGCCGCCTATTTGTCGTTGATGGCGTATTCGATTATGGCCGTATCCGCTGGCATCGGACTGATCTGGCGAATGAAGCTGGCACATGCTGTCGCGGCCGGAGTCGCTCCCATCGGGTCCTGGTTTACCTTTCTTGCGCTGATTACCGGCGCCGTGTGGGGCCGACCGATGTGGGGAACCTGGTGGGAGTGGGGTGATCCAAGACTGACGTCAGAACTGATTTTGTTGTTCTTATACTTCGGTTATATGGCATTGCGCGCATCGATCGACGATGGCACAAAGGCAGACCGGGCGAGCGCGGTACTGGCATTGGTTGGCGCCGTAAATGTCCCGATTATTCATTTTTCGGTGGAATGGTGGAGTTCCTTGCATCAGGGAGCAACCTTGATTCGTGCGGACGGGCCTTCGATTGCCGGGCCAATGTTGTACCCATTGCTAACCATGATCGCCGGATTCACTTTTTTCTTTGCGGCCGTGCTGTTGATGCGGGTGCGCAGCGAAGTGCTTTACCGCGAACGGCGTGCCAAATGGGTACGTCGATTATTGCCTGAAACGACAGGAATTGCGTGA
- a CDS encoding GGDEF domain-containing protein, whose protein sequence is MEQPYVQELNNPRFGLAFRNRRVEREFRAYSVLKNGPSLRLQLIIGAVFICLLNLLDFYFLPAEFTSKVSWLRFGVMLPPILVMLALTYSRNGSKYLQPAGIVVGLTIGLTSLLIGSISARYDVPRLFAGYQIIIVFVYFFLGLRVPVALATGMILLLAFVTAAIMNGAPVLSTVYNLAYLGFLNIIGAMGCYHLSKARRTVFLEDRILSYRANHDALTGLPNRRAFDEALSTAWENARAEKKPVTVLMLDIDHFKKYNDRYGHQAGDSAIATVAEILQGNLNRPQDFAARYGGEEFVVLLYDATPEYGHLLAENIRNTVLERNIEHLDSTTAKHLTVSIGLVSLDPTQHKRSVEGCLQMADEALYAAKQAGRNRVVDASSTADTSKTGMFEIATLDHSVDPLRG, encoded by the coding sequence ATGGAACAACCGTACGTGCAGGAACTCAACAATCCGCGATTCGGGTTGGCGTTCCGTAACCGTCGGGTTGAAAGAGAATTTCGGGCCTATTCGGTACTGAAAAATGGTCCATCGCTGCGCCTGCAATTAATCATAGGCGCGGTCTTTATTTGCCTGCTGAATTTACTCGACTTCTATTTCCTCCCTGCAGAGTTCACGTCCAAAGTGAGCTGGCTGCGTTTCGGTGTCATGTTGCCGCCCATTTTAGTGATGCTGGCATTGACCTACTCGCGCAACGGCAGCAAATACCTGCAACCGGCCGGCATAGTGGTAGGTCTCACGATCGGCCTGACCTCTTTGCTTATCGGCTCGATCTCCGCCCGCTATGACGTGCCGAGACTGTTCGCCGGATACCAGATCATTATTGTATTTGTGTATTTTTTCCTGGGGCTACGCGTGCCAGTTGCCTTAGCAACCGGCATGATCCTGTTGCTGGCATTTGTTACCGCCGCAATAATGAACGGCGCACCAGTTTTGTCGACGGTGTACAACCTGGCGTACCTGGGCTTCTTGAATATCATAGGCGCAATGGGCTGTTATCACCTGTCCAAGGCCCGCCGGACGGTTTTCCTCGAGGACCGTATTCTCAGTTACCGGGCAAATCACGATGCGTTGACAGGGCTGCCTAATCGTCGTGCATTCGACGAAGCACTGAGTACCGCCTGGGAAAATGCACGGGCAGAAAAAAAGCCCGTCACCGTCCTGATGCTCGATATCGACCACTTCAAGAAATACAACGACCGCTATGGTCATCAGGCTGGCGACAGTGCCATTGCAACAGTCGCGGAAATTCTTCAAGGAAACCTGAATCGTCCACAGGATTTCGCCGCTCGTTACGGCGGCGAAGAGTTTGTTGTCCTGTTATACGATGCCACGCCTGAGTACGGACACCTGCTTGCAGAGAACATTCGTAACACAGTGCTGGAACGCAACATTGAACATTTGGACTCAACCACAGCAAAACACCTGACCGTGAGTATTGGCTTGGTGTCGCTGGACCCGACTCAGCACAAACGGAGTGTCGAAGGCTGTCTGCAAATGGCCGATGAAGCGTTGTATGCCGCCAAACAAGCAGGTCGCAATCGTGTTGTGGACGCAAGCTCAACGGCAGATACCTCTAAGACCGGCATGTTCGAGATCGCCACTTTGGATCACAGCGTGGACCCGCTTCGAGGGTAA
- a CDS encoding heme lyase CcmF/NrfE family subunit has product MIPEIGHFALILALALAACQFIYPILGAWRGDAAMLAVARPAAVGQLVFVAIAFICLTVSFLQSDFSVLYVANNSQLALPTVYKISAVWAAHEGSLLFWILILSIWTVAVARYSSGLPELFSARVIGVLGFLSIGFLLFTLLTSNPFERIIPAPADGADLNPLLQDPGLAIHPPILYIGYVGFSVAFAFAIAAMLSGNLDQAWARWTRPWTTWAWLFLTVGIALGSWWAYYELGWGGWWFWDPVENASFMPWLAGTALIHSLAVTEKRGLFKSWTLLLAIAAFSLSLLGTFLVRSGILVSVHAFATDPARGVFILAFLTVVIGGALTLYAMRAPQLDSQAGFKALSRETFLLLNNVLLIIAATLILMGTLAPLVVEVMGAGKISVGPPWYEIAFAIPMIPLILLIGVGMHTAWRQQAWSPLARQLRIPALFALIAGIAVPALIYGRLGVLLTVGCIAGFWLLAVSILQPLRSLRRSPGTPPISRAMLGMSVAHFGVGIFVLGVTVVSSFNVERDVSMVLGESVEVSGYQFELQKLSDVEGPNYRALEGQIEVRRDGQYVTTLRPQKRTYLVQQNPMTDAGIDASWNRDLFAALGEPLGNGAWSVRLQYKPLIRFIWAGAFIMAFGGIVAASDRRYRLTAKARVKHSDALGEPA; this is encoded by the coding sequence ATGATCCCCGAGATAGGACATTTCGCACTTATCCTGGCTTTGGCATTGGCCGCCTGTCAGTTCATCTACCCGATTCTGGGTGCCTGGCGAGGTGATGCAGCCATGCTGGCAGTCGCCAGACCGGCGGCCGTCGGCCAACTGGTGTTCGTGGCCATCGCTTTCATTTGCCTGACTGTCTCGTTCTTGCAGAGCGATTTCTCTGTGCTGTACGTCGCGAACAATTCACAACTTGCCTTGCCGACTGTGTACAAGATTTCTGCCGTATGGGCAGCGCATGAAGGCTCGTTGTTGTTTTGGATACTGATATTGAGCATATGGACCGTCGCTGTCGCTCGTTACAGCAGCGGTTTGCCGGAGCTGTTTTCGGCGCGCGTTATAGGCGTTCTGGGCTTTCTCAGTATCGGCTTCCTGCTGTTTACTTTGTTGACCTCGAACCCGTTTGAACGAATTATTCCTGCACCGGCAGATGGTGCGGACCTCAATCCCTTGCTGCAGGATCCCGGTCTCGCCATTCATCCACCGATACTCTATATCGGCTATGTCGGGTTTTCGGTGGCCTTCGCTTTCGCCATTGCCGCAATGTTAAGCGGTAATCTGGATCAGGCCTGGGCACGCTGGACCCGGCCGTGGACCACCTGGGCCTGGTTGTTTCTGACCGTGGGCATTGCGCTCGGCAGCTGGTGGGCTTACTACGAACTGGGCTGGGGTGGCTGGTGGTTCTGGGATCCCGTCGAAAATGCGTCATTCATGCCGTGGCTCGCCGGCACGGCTTTGATTCATTCGCTCGCGGTAACTGAGAAACGTGGCTTGTTTAAGAGCTGGACGTTGTTGCTCGCAATTGCCGCGTTTTCATTGAGTCTGCTGGGCACTTTCCTGGTTCGTTCCGGCATTCTCGTTTCGGTGCATGCGTTCGCGACGGATCCGGCCCGTGGGGTTTTCATTCTGGCGTTCCTCACTGTCGTTATCGGTGGCGCTCTCACGTTGTACGCGATGCGGGCACCGCAGCTGGATTCTCAGGCAGGATTCAAAGCGCTGTCCCGAGAAACCTTTTTGCTGCTGAATAACGTATTACTGATTATTGCTGCAACCTTGATTCTCATGGGCACACTGGCACCGCTGGTGGTCGAAGTCATGGGGGCCGGTAAAATCTCAGTGGGCCCGCCGTGGTATGAAATTGCCTTCGCCATTCCAATGATTCCGTTGATCTTGCTCATTGGCGTCGGCATGCATACCGCGTGGCGGCAGCAGGCGTGGAGTCCGTTGGCCCGGCAGCTGCGGATTCCAGCATTATTCGCGTTGATTGCCGGCATTGCCGTACCGGCTTTGATCTACGGTCGCCTTGGCGTCTTGCTGACTGTTGGCTGTATTGCCGGCTTTTGGCTGCTTGCCGTTTCCATCCTGCAACCATTGCGCTCGCTGCGCCGCAGCCCAGGTACGCCGCCGATTTCCCGCGCCATGCTGGGTATGTCCGTTGCCCATTTCGGGGTCGGCATATTTGTTCTAGGTGTGACCGTGGTTTCCTCGTTCAATGTGGAACGGGACGTGAGCATGGTGCTGGGAGAATCGGTTGAGGTGTCCGGCTATCAGTTCGAGTTGCAGAAGCTCTCTGACGTTGAGGGGCCGAATTACCGGGCCCTCGAAGGACAGATCGAAGTGCGACGGGATGGTCAGTACGTCACCACTTTGCGGCCACAAAAGCGCACTTACCTCGTACAGCAAAATCCGATGACTGATGCCGGTATCGACGCCTCGTGGAACCGTGATTTGTTCGCCGCTTTGGGCGAGCCACTTGGCAACGGTGCCTGGAGTGTTCGCTTGCAGTACAAGCCGTTGATCCGGTTTATCTGGGCAGGCGCGTTTATCATGGCCTTCGGTGGCATAGTCGCTGCCAGTGACAGACGCTATCGCCTCACGGCGAAAGCGCGGGTTAAACACAGTGACGCGCTGGGAGAGCCGGCCTGA
- a CDS encoding cytochrome c-type biogenesis protein, whose product MRRLSAILLLLAFAPVGAIDTGLAFDDPVLQARYEHLIAEVRCLKCQNQNLRDSNAFLASDLRREIRRLLAEGNSDDEIYDFLVARYGEFALYRPRMSGKTLILWIAPALLLLGGGFVAVRVVRDRMSLPIDDADELPARNNGKL is encoded by the coding sequence ATGAGGCGGCTTAGCGCAATTCTGTTGCTGCTTGCCTTTGCTCCAGTGGGCGCAATCGATACAGGTCTCGCCTTTGACGATCCGGTATTGCAAGCTCGCTACGAACATTTGATTGCAGAAGTGCGCTGCCTGAAATGCCAGAATCAAAATTTGCGTGATTCCAACGCATTTCTGGCATCGGACCTGCGCCGCGAGATTCGCCGCTTGCTTGCGGAAGGTAATTCGGACGACGAGATTTACGATTTTCTGGTTGCCCGTTACGGTGAGTTTGCACTGTACCGACCCCGCATGAGTGGCAAGACGCTTATCCTCTGGATTGCACCGGCATTGTTATTGCTCGGCGGTGGCTTTGTCGCCGTGCGCGTTGTCCGCGATCGAATGAGCCTGCCTATAGATGACGCTGACGAACTGCCAGCTCGAAATAACGGAAAACTCTGA